In Rhizophagus irregularis chromosome 7, complete sequence, a single genomic region encodes these proteins:
- a CDS encoding uncharacterized protein (SECRETED:cutsite_VSA-QV; SECRETED:prob_0.6874); SECRETED:SignalP(1-18) has protein sequence MPFLFIIFITFLCPFVSAQVSADDYAQKAFLGYIDVLINFMVPLIIFVIVDYEYDDYGSSTLVYLTRSIVYFVNICIQQELAFIFSPVRKVSNFIKILQHIVVVLFGIEIIGNFYIFFKTKTKTEEEKVEKEFKKQILVIKQALKEIVKAQNEQIKIVKQTLEDSFKTQIQTLKKSFEENTQKQIQALKKSLEVSVQKKIQPLKKSFEEHVQTFKQSFEEGIRTIEQSFGESIKTQIQTLEENLNKNFLPKRVYQPKFQILEERVKTLEQKIEPPSTQATFFSHFLTCMTDFIETSKAKFPTLNSISNENLKSTETLLRSSNSENLKSTETLLRSSNSTEYPKSTKNLKSTLRSSNSTENRSTENRSKKIFIQSFFLVNYTALTLFVIVLGFLLNDLKENFTQSFVVCLIITISLTSIIQFTILIMAYRRGNLEVYIKKNQEIYKDILPKYQVYIFIIEEFINVNVLYLPSLINYFLLQTPDIFNKIFLNLSALLVTVWIIIMYKLILKNEGIKNC, from the coding sequence ATGccctttttatttattatctttatcacTTTTTTGTGCCCTTTTGTTTCGGCGCAAGTATCTGCTGATGATTACGCTCAAAAAGCGTTCTTAGGTTATATTGAtgttttaatcaattttatggTTCCATTAATCATTTTTGTAATCGTAGACTACGAATATGATGACTATGGTTCAAGTACATTAGTTTACTTAACTAGGTCAATTGTATATTTTGTTAACATTTGCATACAACAAGAATtagcttttattttttcaccaGTTAGAAAAGTttctaactttattaaaattttacagcATATTGTAGTTGTTTTATTTGGAATTGAAATTATcggaaatttttatattttctttaaaactaaaacaaaaactgaagaagaaaaggttgaaaaagaatttaaaaagcAAATCTTAGTCATTAAACAAGCTCTTAAAGAAATTGTCAAAGCACAAaatgaacaaattaaaattgttaaacaAACCCTTGAAGATAGCTTCAAAACACAAATTCAAACTCTTAAAAAATCCTTTGAAGAAAACACACAAAAACAAATTCAAGCTCTTAAAAAATCCCTTGAAGTAAGcgtccaaaaaaaaattcaacctCTCAAAAAATCCTTTGAAGAACATGTTCAAACTTTCAAACAATCTTTTGAGGAAGGCATTCGAACTATTGAACAATCTTTTGGAGAAAGCATTAAAACGCAAATTCAAACTCTTGaagaaaatcttaataaaaatttcctccCTAAAAGAGTATATCAaccaaaatttcaaattcttGAAGAAAGAGTTAAGACTTTGGAACAAAAAATAGAACCACCATCAACACAAGCTACTTTTTTTAGTCACTTTTTAACGTGTATGACGGATTTTATTGAAACGAGTAAAGCTAAATTTCCAACTCTAAATTCCATATCAAATGAAAATCTCAAATCAACTGAAACCCTCCTCCGATCATCGAATTCTGAAAATCTCAAATCAACTGAAACCCTCCTCCGATCATCGAATTCAACTGAATATCCCAAATCAACTAAAAATCTCAAATCAACCCTCCGATCATCGAATTCAACTGAAAATCGATCAACTGAAAATcgatccaaaaaaatttttattcaatcgTTTTTCTTAGTAAACTATACAGCTTTAACTCTCTTTGTAATTGTACTTGGTTTTTTACTTAATgacttaaaagaaaattttacacaAAGTTTTGTCGTGtgtttaattattactatttctcTTACATCTATAATTCAATTTACGATATTAATAATGGCATATCGTAGAGGAAACTTAGAAGTATATATTAAGAAgaatcaagaaatttataaagatataTTGCCTAAATATCaagtttatattttcattattgaagaatttataaaCGTTAATGTGCTTTATTTACCttccttaattaattattttcttttacaaacTCCTGATATTTTCAATAAGATATTTCTAAATCTAAGTGCTTTGTTAGTTACTGTTTggattataataatgtataaattaattttaaaaaatgaaggaaTAAAGAATTGTTGA
- a CDS encoding uncharacterized protein (SECRETED:cutsite_VTA-QV; SECRETED:prob_0.8981); SECRETED:SignalP(1-17) has translation MFFVIIFICLLCPFVTAQVSNDNDYALEAFSGYIDVLINFMVPLLVFLIVDYGYESKSFVRLSRSLVFFINVAIQQEIAFIFSSFKVSNFVKILQHIVFGLLGIEIIGNFIIFLIIKKEKTEPNPLEILEKKFEKKFKGEIYDLKETLKKAVKTQNEQIRTFENSIKTQFQTLKTLQQTLEYKFKLQIQNLKKYFDESIQILEEIHESRWKIFTQFFAQIIQIIQILKQFFDEYIKTQIQTLENIFLTKREYEPKFQTLKKKVKTLEQIVDPSSQNKTPIDKVNTSESASSDIEGKLNKVKLEFNEAKLKFADSDIDGKFNKAKSEYDEAKSKLNNAFEENFDNTQELKLQEKLKLQEELRLKEELELQKKLDGMFQDVYIIQGKDDIFQEKDDIFQEKDDIIQGKDDIFQEKDDIFQGKVDEGKSSKNFNKEKIFIEMLRLAAKFTALTFFGIILCFLLNDLKENITQSFVMSSVISASLIFIIQFTILITAYRREKLEVYIEKQEIYNNVVSKYYAYFSIIEEFVSINVLYLPSLINYFLLQTPNIFNKIFLNLSALLVTVWIMVMYKSILKNEGMNEKKVEKKEKDNVA, from the coding sequence ATGTTCTTcgttattatctttatttgtttattgtgTCCTTTTGTTACGGCGCAAGTATctaatgataatgattatGCTTTAGAAGCATTTTCAGGTTATATTgatgttttaattaatttcatggTACCACTGCTAGTTTTTTTAATCGTAGATTATGGCTATGAGTCAAAATCATTTGTTCGTTTATCTAGATCGcttgtattttttatcaatgtcGCCATACAACAAGAAAtagcttttattttttcatcatttaaagTTTCTaactttgttaaaattttacaacatATTGTATTTGGTTTATTAGGAATTGAAATTataggaaattttattattttccttattattaaaaaagagaaaacagAACCCAATCCattagaaattttagaaaaaaaatttgaaaaaaagttcaaaGGGGAAATTTATGACCTTAAAGAAACTCTCAAAAAAGCTGTCAAAACACAAAATGAACAAATTCGAACTTTTGAAAATAGCATTAAAACACAATTTCAAACTCTTAAAACTCTTCAACAAACCCTTGaatataagtttaaattacaaattcaaaatcttaaaaaatactttgatGAAAGTATTCAAATACTTGAAGAAATTCATGAATCaagatggaaaatttttaCCCAATTTTTTGCTCAAATCATTCAAATCATTCAAATCcttaaacaattttttgatgaatatattaaaacacAAATTCAAActcttgaaaatatttttctcaCTAAAAGAGAATATGAACCAAAATTTCAaacccttaaaaaaaaagttaaaaccCTTGAACAAATAGTAGATCCATCATCACAAAATAAAACACCGATAGATAAGGTAAACACATCGGAATCAGCTTCTAGTGATATAGAGGGAAAGttgaataaagttaaattagaGTTTAATGAAGCTAAATTAAAGTTTGCTGATAGTGATATAGATGGAAAGTTTAATAAAGCTAAATCAGAGTATGATGAAGCTAAATCAAAATTGAATAATGcatttgaagaaaattttgataatacaCAAGAGTTGAAACTTCAAGAAAAGTTGAAACTTCAAGAAGAGTTGAGACTTAAAGAAGAGTTGGAACTTCAAAAAAAGTTGGATGGTATGTTTCAGgatgtatatataattcaagGAAAGGATGATATATTTCAAGAAAAGGATGATATATTTCAAGAAAAGGATGATATAATTCAAGGAAAGGATGATATATTTCAAGAAAAGGATGATATATTTCAAGGAAAGGTTGATGAAGGAAAGtcaagtaaaaattttaacaaagaaaaaatttttattgagaTGTTACGCTTAGCAGCAAAGTTCACAGCTTTAactttttttggaattataCTTTGCTTTTTactaaatgatttaaaagaaaatattacacAAAGTTTTGTCATGTCTTCGGTTATTTCTGCTTctcttatatttattattcaatttacgATATTAATAACAGCATATCGTAGAGAAAAATTAGAAGTATATATTGAGAagcaagaaatttataataatgtagtATCTAAATATTATGCTTATTTTAGCATTATTGAAGAATTTGTAAGCATAAATGTACTTTATTTACCttccttaattaattattttcttttacaaactccaaatattttcaataagatatttctaaatttaagcGCTTTGTTAGTTACTGTTTGGATTATGGTAAtgtataaatcaattttaaaaaatgaaggaaTGAACGAAAAGAAAGTGGAGAAGAAAGAGAAGGATAACGTAGCATGA
- a CDS encoding uncharacterized protein (SECRETED:cutsite_VTA-QV; SECRETED:prob_0.8981); SECRETED:SignalP(1-17), translating to MNQNFKPLKKKLKPLNKYDIEGKLNKVKLEFNEAKLKFADSDIDGKFNKAKSEYDEAKSKLNNAFEENFDNTQELKLQEKLKLQEELRLKEELELQKKLDGMFQDVYIIQGKDDIFQEKDDIFQEKDDIIQGKDDIFQEKDDIFQGKVDEGKSSKNFNKEKIFIEMLRLAAKFTALTFFGIILCFLLNDLKENITQSFVMSSVISASLIFIIQFTILITAYRREKLEVYIEKQEIYNNVVSKYYAYFSIIEEFVSINVLYLPSLINYFLLQTPNIFNKIFLNLSALLVTVWIMVMYKSILKNEGMNEKKVEKKEKDNVA from the exons ATGAACCAAAATTTCAaacccttaaaaaaaaagttaaaaccCTTGAACAAATA TGATATAGAGGGAAAGttgaataaagttaaattagaGTTTAATGAAGCTAAATTAAAGTTTGCTGATAGTGATATAGATGGAAAGTTTAATAAAGCTAAATCAGAGTATGATGAAGCTAAATCAAAATTGAATAATGcatttgaagaaaattttgataatacaCAAGAGTTGAAACTTCAAGAAAAGTTGAAACTTCAAGAAGAGTTGAGACTTAAAGAAGAGTTGGAACTTCAAAAAAAGTTGGATGGTATGTTTCAGgatgtatatataattcaagGAAAGGATGATATATTTCAAGAAAAGGATGATATATTTCAAGAAAAGGATGATATAATTCAAGGAAAGGATGATATATTTCAAGAAAAGGATGATATATTTCAAGGAAAGGTTGATGAAGGAAAGtcaagtaaaaattttaacaaagaaaaaatttttattgagaTGTTACGCTTAGCAGCAAAGTTCACAGCTTTAactttttttggaattataCTTTGCTTTTTactaaatgatttaaaagaaaatattacacAAAGTTTTGTCATGTCTTCGGTTATTTCTGCTTctcttatatttattattcaatttacgATATTAATAACAGCATATCGTAGAGAAAAATTAGAAGTATATATTGAGAagcaagaaatttataataatgtagtATCTAAATATTATGCTTATTTTAGCATTATTGAAGAATTTGTAAGCATAAATGTACTTTATTTACCttccttaattaattattttcttttacaaactccaaatattttcaataagatatttctaaatttaagcGCTTTGTTAGTTACTGTTTGGATTATGGTAAtgtataaatcaattttaaaaaatgaaggaaTGAACGAAAAGAAAGTGGAGAAGAAAGAGAAGGATAACGTAGCATGA